One region of Rhodocaloribacter litoris genomic DNA includes:
- the recQ gene encoding DNA helicase RecQ, with protein sequence MSPASSARADAVFSLPEVLSVVRRYWGYDRLRPLQEEAIRAGLEGRDALVVMPTGGGKSLCYQVPPLLAGRMDVVISPLISLMKDQVDGLRANGYPAATLHSALSAAQKREALDLIARGACRLLFLSPERVLTPWFFELAERHHIRTFAVDEAHCISHWGHDFRPEYRRLAQIKERFPEATLHAYTATATERVRQDIITQLRLRDPDVLVGRFDRPNLIYRVFPRLNLREQLLDVLDRHRGEAVIVYCITRDETERLAASLREAGFRAAAYHAGMPAGDRRAAQEAFTNEEIDVIVATVAFGMGIDRSDVRCVIHAGMPQSVEHYQQETGRAGRDGLAAECILFYSPADTLRWQSLIEKRGANTGEHTRAHRTRHAARHALRLLAHMRRFAAPGQCRHKSLSEYFGQPYERENCGACDVCLDEVEQFVDGTTEAQMILSCVVRTGERFGAGHLADILRGSDTERIRKLGHDRLSTFGLLKDRPKNEINHMIFQLVDQGLLTRTPGDYPILKLNDASWEVLRGQRTVWLLPAKKKAVRRTAVETASWEGVDRRLFERLRRLRTEIARERGLPPYVIFNDTTLRDMARQRPTTPAALLRVHGVGEKKLADFGERFLAVIAGQDGRSPGPAGP encoded by the coding sequence ATGTCCCCTGCTTCGTCCGCCCGTGCCGATGCCGTCTTCAGCCTGCCGGAGGTGCTGTCGGTCGTACGCCGGTACTGGGGCTACGACCGGCTACGACCGTTGCAGGAGGAGGCCATCCGGGCCGGGCTCGAAGGCCGTGATGCCCTGGTGGTGATGCCCACCGGGGGCGGCAAGTCGCTCTGCTACCAGGTACCGCCGCTGCTGGCCGGCCGGATGGACGTGGTCATCTCCCCGCTCATCTCCCTGATGAAGGACCAGGTGGACGGGCTGCGGGCCAACGGCTATCCGGCGGCGACCCTGCACAGCGCCCTGAGCGCCGCCCAGAAGCGTGAGGCCCTGGACCTCATCGCGCGCGGCGCCTGCCGCCTGCTCTTCCTGTCCCCCGAGCGGGTGCTGACCCCCTGGTTCTTCGAGCTGGCCGAGCGGCACCACATCCGCACCTTCGCCGTCGACGAGGCTCACTGCATCAGCCACTGGGGGCACGACTTCCGCCCCGAATACCGGCGGCTGGCGCAGATCAAGGAGCGCTTTCCGGAAGCCACCCTGCACGCCTACACGGCCACCGCCACCGAGCGCGTCCGGCAGGACATCATCACCCAGCTTCGCCTGCGCGACCCCGACGTGCTCGTCGGGCGCTTCGACCGGCCCAACCTCATCTACCGCGTCTTCCCCCGGCTGAACCTGCGCGAGCAGCTCCTCGACGTGCTGGACCGGCACCGGGGCGAGGCCGTCATCGTCTACTGCATCACCCGCGACGAAACCGAGCGCCTGGCGGCCTCGCTGCGGGAAGCGGGCTTCCGGGCCGCCGCCTACCACGCCGGCATGCCGGCCGGCGACCGGCGCGCCGCCCAGGAAGCCTTCACCAACGAGGAGATCGACGTCATCGTGGCGACAGTGGCCTTCGGCATGGGCATCGACCGGAGCGATGTGCGCTGCGTCATCCACGCCGGCATGCCGCAGTCGGTGGAACACTACCAGCAGGAGACCGGCCGCGCCGGGCGCGACGGCCTGGCCGCCGAGTGCATCCTCTTCTATTCCCCCGCCGACACCCTGCGCTGGCAGTCGCTCATCGAGAAGCGGGGCGCGAACACCGGGGAGCACACCCGGGCCCACCGGACGCGTCACGCGGCCAGACACGCCCTCCGGCTGCTGGCCCACATGCGCCGGTTCGCCGCCCCCGGCCAGTGCCGCCACAAAAGCCTCAGTGAGTATTTCGGGCAACCCTACGAACGGGAAAACTGCGGTGCCTGCGACGTCTGCCTGGACGAGGTGGAGCAGTTCGTCGACGGAACGACGGAGGCCCAGATGATCCTTTCCTGCGTCGTGCGCACCGGCGAGCGCTTCGGCGCCGGTCACCTGGCCGACATCCTCCGGGGCAGCGACACCGAGCGCATCCGCAAGCTCGGGCACGACCGCCTCAGCACCTTCGGCCTGCTGAAGGATCGCCCGAAGAACGAGATCAACCACATGATCTTCCAGCTCGTCGACCAGGGCCTGCTGACGCGCACGCCGGGCGACTACCCCATCCTTAAGCTCAACGACGCCTCGTGGGAGGTGCTGCGCGGACAGCGCACCGTCTGGCTCCTGCCGGCGAAAAAGAAGGCCGTCAGACGCACGGCCGTCGAGACCGCCTCATGGGAGGGCGTCGACCGTCGCCTCTTCGAACGGCTCCGGCGCCTGCGCACCGAGATCGCCCGCGAGCGGGGCCTGCCGCCCTACGTCATCTTCAACGACACCACGTTGCGGGACATGGCCCGGCAGCGCCCCACCACCCCGGCAGCCCTCCTGCGCGTCCACGGCGTCGGCGAGAAGAAGCTGGCCGACTTCGGCGAGCGCTTCCTGGCCGTCATCGCCGGGCAGGACGGGCGCTCCCCCGGCCCCGCAGGACCCTGA
- a CDS encoding IS3 family transposase (programmed frameshift): MPRTRPAYPTEFRQRLVELAQAGRSPRELAEEFEPSEQTIRTWIKQAERDEGTRTDGLTSREREELRQLRKENRRLQQERDILGKGRGLVCSGDERDTEAIFTFIDAHQAEFPIRVMCAVLAVSTSGYYAWRNRVPSQRARDDAMLTEQIHAIHAWSRGTYGAPRIHAELKDQGVHVGCKRVARLMRAAGLHGISRRKGPTTTRRREGARPAPDLVERDFTATEPNQLWVADITYVPTAAGFLYLAVVLDAFSRRIVGWSMANHLRTELVVAALEMALEQRKPEAVIHHSDQGSQYTSIAFGVHCREAGVEPSMGSVGDCYDNAMCESFFATLECELIDREAFATRAEARMAIFDYIEGWYNPHRRHSALEYQSPVSYERRHQSQVAAESC; the protein is encoded by the exons ATGCCACGAACACGTCCCGCGTATCCTACCGAGTTCCGCCAGCGACTCGTCGAACTGGCTCAGGCCGGTCGTAGCCCGCGTGAACTCGCTGAAGAATTTGAACCCTCCGAACAAACCATCCGCACCTGGATCAAACAAGCTGAGCGCGACGAGGGTACCCGCACCGACGGGCTCACCTCGAGAGAGCGCGAGGAGCTGCGCCAACTCCGCAAGGAGAACCGTCGTCTCCAGCAGGAGCGCGACATCCTGG GCAAAGGCCGCGGCCTGGTTTGCTCAGGAGACGAACGTGATACCGAAGCGATCTTCACGTTCATAGACGCCCACCAGGCCGAATTCCCCATCCGCGTCATGTGTGCAGTCCTGGCGGTCTCCACCAGCGGCTACTACGCCTGGCGCAACCGAGTCCCTTCCCAGCGAGCCCGAGACGACGCGATGCTGACCGAGCAGATCCATGCCATCCACGCGTGGTCCCGCGGCACCTATGGCGCCCCCCGTATCCATGCCGAACTCAAGGATCAAGGCGTGCATGTGGGGTGCAAGCGTGTAGCTCGTTTGATGCGAGCAGCCGGCTTGCACGGCATTAGCCGCCGCAAAGGACCCACCACGACGCGGCGGAGGGAGGGAGCTAGACCCGCGCCGGATCTCGTCGAGCGGGATTTCACCGCGACCGAGCCGAACCAGTTGTGGGTGGCCGACATCACCTACGTGCCGACGGCGGCCGGCTTCCTGTACCTGGCTGTTGTGCTCGACGCGTTCAGTCGCCGTATCGTGGGCTGGTCGATGGCCAATCACTTGAGGACGGAGCTGGTGGTCGCCGCGTTGGAGATGGCGCTTGAGCAGCGGAAGCCGGAGGCGGTCATCCATCACTCCGACCAGGGGTCGCAGTACACCTCGATTGCCTTCGGGGTGCACTGTCGGGAAGCGGGTGTGGAGCCGTCAATGGGCTCGGTCGGTGACTGCTACGATAACGCCATGTGCGAGAGCTTCTTCGCTACGCTTGAATGCGAACTCATCGACCGTGAGGCCTTCGCGACGCGGGCCGAGGCGCGGATGGCGATCTTCGACTACATTGAAGGGTGGTACAACCCGCATCGGCGGCACTCGGCCCTGGAGTATCAGTCGCCGGTGAGCTACGAAAGAAGACACCAATCACAGGTCGCAGCCGAAAGCTGCTGA
- a CDS encoding IS630 family transposase (programmed frameshift), with product MAKKYCVTLNDSERQHLDDLIERRSKGVPPVKRAFMLLKADQSQGAPAWTDERIAESYNVSVRTVERLRRRFVEEGFEVALYGKKREPVKEKIFDGQVEAHLVALRCSEPPEGFARWSLRLLADRMIELGYVESISHESVRQLLKKNELKPWRVKSWVIPQADAAFVCQMEQVLDVYARPYDPLRPVVCLDEARKQLISEVRQPFTRADGVRHVDYEYKREGTRTLYMLCEPLGGFRKVLVKERQDRLTWARVVAHLVEDLYPDAETITLVQDNLSAHTASALYEVFDAERARRIVRKLEIVSTPVHGSWLNMAEIELSVLVRQGLCRRIGNASQLEGEIAAWYEARNAKQRGVDWQFTTADARVKLKRLYPSIIT from the exons ATGGCCAAAAAATACTGCGTCACGCTCAATGACAGTGAACGCCAGCACCTCGATGACCTCATTGAGCGGCGTTCAAAAGGTGTCCCGCCGGTCAAACGAGCCTTCATGCTGCTCAAAGCAGACCAGAGCCAGGGCGCACCGGCCTGGACCGATGAACGCATCGCCGAAAGCTACAACGTCAGTGTCCGAACCGTCGAGCGCTTACGTCGGCGCTTCGTCGAAGAAGGCTTCGAGGTGGCTCTCTACGGCAAAAAACGCGAACCGGTTAAAGAGAAGATCTTCGACGGGCAGGTCGAGGCTCATCTGGTGGCCCTGCGCTGTTCAGAGCCGCCGGAAGGCTTTGCCCGGTGGTCGCTCCGCCTTCTGGCTGACCGTATGATCGAACTCGGTTACGTCGAATCGATCTCGCATGAGAGCGTGCGGCAGTTGCTTA AAAAAAACGAACTCAAGCCCTGGCGCGTTAAGTCGTGGGTAATTCCTCAGGCCGATGCCGCCTTCGTCTGCCAGATGGAGCAAGTGCTCGATGTCTACGCCCGGCCCTACGACCCGCTCCGACCGGTTGTGTGCCTCGACGAAGCGCGCAAGCAACTCATCAGCGAGGTGCGACAGCCCTTCACGCGTGCCGACGGGGTGCGGCACGTGGATTACGAGTACAAACGCGAAGGGACCCGCACGCTCTATATGCTCTGCGAGCCCCTGGGCGGCTTCCGGAAGGTGCTCGTCAAGGAGCGTCAGGACCGTTTGACCTGGGCTCGTGTGGTGGCCCACCTCGTCGAAGACCTCTATCCAGACGCCGAGACGATCACGCTGGTTCAGGACAACCTCTCCGCGCACACCGCCTCGGCGCTCTACGAGGTCTTCGACGCCGAGCGCGCCCGGCGCATCGTGCGCAAGTTGGAGATAGTCTCGACGCCGGTGCATGGTTCGTGGTTGAACATGGCCGAGATCGAGCTTTCGGTGCTGGTTCGTCAGGGTCTCTGTCGCCGCATCGGCAATGCATCGCAGTTAGAGGGCGAGATCGCCGCCTGGTACGAGGCGCGCAACGCAAAGCAGCGGGGTGTAGACTGGCAGTTCACGACGGCGGATGCGCGGGTGAAGTTGAAGCGGCTATACCCGTCAATTATAACTTGA
- a CDS encoding restriction endonuclease subunit M: MGTRKKRNESAMAEVIELPHGVPPEWAELIAEAERRGHLEFHGSRICYKCAKSHEENFSDPEEKVRAGVFAWLILVKGYSPAAIKLEVNVPRRTPSDYADIVVYTDDSCRTPYLVVETKRVDVSKSDFRQAIEQAFGNANSLRDTKLALVDCGSRSALYAVAGYPPEERHQNLLGTRDDLPKEYDDISRFAIIAGDPEHDIRPLSAADTENLVRRAHAVIWAGGKRDPLTAFDEWSKLLFAKIHDERHTPNGQPRRFQVGRNEEDKIVGERIRALYADAQRKNPSIFSEDLKLPDDKVAQVVRIIQCIAFTQMDVDSLGAAFESFFGSIFRGELGQYFTRREIVRFVCALLEPSDRDKVLDPTAGSGGFLLETLIQVWHYIEQAYAGQPDLERRKYDFAKDCLFGIEIHEKLGRICQTNLMLHKDGHTNVEVDRSCLDLKFRNPYLDPEKPIFTLVVGNPPFGDTVRKGDRDHLGDNELVLRQGSSAG, encoded by the coding sequence ATGGGTACAAGAAAAAAACGCAATGAATCGGCGATGGCAGAGGTGATAGAACTCCCCCATGGCGTTCCACCGGAGTGGGCGGAACTGATCGCGGAAGCTGAACGTCGGGGCCACCTCGAGTTTCATGGCTCCCGCATCTGCTACAAGTGCGCCAAATCGCACGAAGAGAACTTCTCCGATCCGGAGGAAAAGGTGCGAGCCGGCGTGTTCGCGTGGCTTATCCTTGTCAAGGGATACTCACCAGCGGCCATTAAGCTCGAAGTTAACGTGCCTCGTCGGACTCCATCGGACTACGCCGACATCGTGGTGTACACTGATGACTCGTGTCGCACTCCCTACCTCGTCGTCGAGACCAAGCGAGTAGATGTTTCTAAGTCTGACTTCCGACAAGCAATTGAGCAGGCATTTGGAAACGCGAACTCCCTACGAGACACGAAGCTCGCCTTAGTCGACTGCGGCAGTCGCTCGGCTCTCTACGCCGTCGCTGGTTATCCCCCTGAAGAACGACACCAGAATCTTTTGGGCACACGGGATGACTTGCCAAAGGAATACGACGACATTTCCCGATTTGCTATCATTGCAGGAGATCCCGAGCATGACATCCGCCCGCTATCAGCAGCGGATACAGAGAACCTCGTGCGTCGCGCGCACGCCGTCATCTGGGCAGGCGGAAAGAGAGATCCCCTAACGGCATTTGATGAGTGGTCCAAGTTGCTTTTCGCCAAAATACATGATGAGCGTCATACTCCAAACGGCCAACCACGAAGGTTCCAAGTGGGACGTAATGAGGAGGATAAAATCGTTGGCGAAAGAATCCGTGCGCTGTATGCCGATGCACAGCGAAAGAATCCTTCTATCTTTTCCGAAGATCTGAAACTCCCGGACGACAAAGTAGCCCAAGTCGTTAGGATCATTCAGTGTATCGCTTTCACCCAGATGGATGTAGATTCGCTGGGTGCAGCATTCGAGAGTTTCTTCGGATCCATCTTCCGTGGCGAACTGGGACAATATTTCACCCGACGCGAGATAGTACGTTTCGTGTGTGCCCTTCTTGAACCGTCGGATCGCGACAAGGTCCTCGATCCGACCGCCGGAAGCGGCGGATTTCTCCTCGAGACTCTAATCCAGGTCTGGCACTATATTGAGCAGGCGTATGCTGGACAACCCGACCTTGAGCGACGGAAATACGATTTTGCAAAGGATTGTCTCTTTGGTATCGAGATCCACGAGAAGCTTGGCAGGATCTGTCAGACGAATCTAATGCTTCACAAGGACGGTCATACCAACGTAGAAGTTGACCGAAGTTGTTTAGACCTAAAGTTCCGCAATCCGTATCTGGATCCGGAAAAGCCCATCTTTACGCTGGTTGTCGGCAACCCACCCTTTGGCGACACCGTTCGTAAAGGCGACCGTGACCACCTTGGTGATAATGAGCTAGTGCTGCGTCAAGGATCATCTGCCGGGTAG
- a CDS encoding IS701 family transposase, whose translation MPPAFTAFMIAFRPLFSKSVFQHAQVLVAGAILAPGRRTVASALRVMGLSALTTFQNYHRVLNRATWSARRAAQILLTMLIETFHDRADEGPLVFGIDETIERRRGVKINAKGIYRDPVRSSRGHFVKASGLRWLSLMYLPRIPWAERVWALPFLTVLCPSERYHTEAGKQHKKLTDWARQMLLQLKRWLPARPIVVTADSSFSAIEFLAAVGEHVTVVTRLRLDAALYEPAPPRKPGQVGRPRKKGRRLPSLHEILSDEKTAWRRFQVSQWYGREAYEVDVATGCALWYHSGLPVVPLRWVLVRDPAGRLEPKGFLCTDQQACAVDILTWFVRRWSVEVTFEEVRRHLGFETQRQWSDPAILRTTPCLLGLFSLVALMADRLHAEGELTVARSAWYDKPHPTFSDALAGVRMVLWRAMDFPMSHERTEMLKIPRPLFERLTSTLAYAA comes from the coding sequence ATGCCTCCCGCGTTTACTGCTTTCATGATAGCCTTCCGGCCGCTGTTCTCCAAGTCCGTCTTTCAGCACGCTCAGGTGCTCGTGGCCGGGGCGATCCTCGCACCGGGTCGCCGTACAGTGGCCAGTGCCCTGCGCGTGATGGGGCTGAGTGCGCTCACCACATTCCAGAACTATCACCGCGTGCTCAATCGGGCCACGTGGTCGGCCCGCCGGGCGGCCCAGATCCTGCTGACCATGCTCATCGAGACCTTCCATGATCGTGCAGACGAGGGGCCGCTGGTCTTTGGCATCGACGAGACCATCGAACGCCGGCGCGGGGTCAAGATCAACGCCAAGGGCATCTACCGCGACCCGGTACGTTCGAGCCGAGGCCACTTCGTCAAGGCCAGCGGGCTGCGCTGGCTCTCGTTGATGTACCTGCCGCGCATCCCCTGGGCTGAGCGGGTCTGGGCGCTGCCGTTTCTGACGGTGCTCTGTCCCAGCGAACGCTATCATACCGAAGCTGGAAAGCAGCATAAGAAGCTGACCGATTGGGCGCGGCAGATGCTGTTGCAACTGAAGCGCTGGCTGCCCGCCCGGCCAATCGTTGTCACCGCGGACAGCAGTTTTTCGGCGATTGAGTTTCTGGCCGCTGTAGGCGAGCACGTCACCGTCGTGACGCGCCTGCGACTCGACGCGGCCCTCTACGAGCCGGCTCCGCCGCGCAAGCCCGGTCAGGTGGGACGGCCCCGGAAGAAGGGCCGACGCTTGCCTTCGCTGCACGAGATCCTCTCGGACGAAAAGACCGCGTGGCGACGCTTCCAGGTGAGCCAGTGGTATGGAAGAGAAGCCTACGAGGTGGACGTGGCTACCGGATGCGCCCTCTGGTACCACAGCGGCCTGCCGGTCGTACCGCTGCGGTGGGTCCTCGTGCGCGATCCGGCCGGACGCCTTGAGCCGAAAGGGTTTCTGTGCACGGATCAACAGGCGTGCGCCGTAGACATACTTACGTGGTTCGTTCGGCGCTGGTCGGTAGAGGTGACCTTCGAGGAAGTGCGTCGCCACCTCGGGTTTGAGACGCAGCGTCAGTGGTCCGATCCGGCGATCCTGCGCACGACGCCCTGTCTGTTGGGGCTCTTCTCGCTGGTTGCCTTGATGGCCGATCGCCTGCATGCCGAGGGGGAGTTGACCGTGGCTCGGAGCGCATGGTACGACAAACCCCATCCGACCTTCAGTGACGCGCTGGCCGGCGTACGGATGGTGCTCTGGCGAGCTATGGATTTTCCGATGTCGCATGAGCGAACCGAAATGTTGAAAATCCCAAGGCCCTTGTTTGAGCGGCTAACCAGCACGTTGGCCTATGCCGCATAA
- a CDS encoding tyrosine-type recombinase/integrase yields the protein MIPARRAPRLRKKKGSYYADFYDRHRGRKWVALGTKNQRDAQRRFIELSDAYMRGDYDPWQEQRPRLMRLARAIDEHMAMRRREGQAERTIQTRAGLFRRFAETLPPEIAVIDVRPEHVRDFVYQPHFTEHSRATHYARLRTFFNWCRSQGYTDHNPCDEVRPPRKPRPKINYLTPAQLDRLLEAIEAHHALHGRPDRDLRWYADVVRFTAGSGLRLGELCALKWKDVHLAERLIVVRSDAEHRTKSGDSRIVQIAPMAAEVLHRLSGGREMPGEAYVFRGPRSDRLSYELTSRLFRKYRRLAKLPESLTFHSLRKTYGTVLASAGVPIRSIQKLLGHSDVRITAQVYADVLSTALREQVEGAFERFEE from the coding sequence GTGATCCCCGCACGCAGAGCACCCCGGCTGAGGAAGAAGAAAGGATCGTACTACGCCGACTTCTACGACCGGCACCGCGGGCGCAAGTGGGTGGCCCTGGGCACGAAGAACCAGCGCGACGCGCAGCGGCGGTTCATCGAACTGAGCGACGCCTACATGCGCGGCGACTACGACCCCTGGCAGGAGCAACGGCCCCGGCTGATGCGGCTCGCCCGCGCCATCGACGAGCACATGGCGATGCGCCGCCGCGAGGGCCAGGCCGAGCGCACCATCCAGACGCGGGCCGGGCTGTTCCGACGGTTCGCCGAGACGCTCCCGCCCGAGATCGCCGTGATCGACGTGCGCCCCGAGCACGTCCGCGATTTCGTCTACCAGCCCCACTTCACCGAGCACAGCCGCGCCACGCACTACGCCCGGCTGCGGACGTTCTTCAACTGGTGCCGGTCGCAGGGCTACACCGACCACAACCCCTGCGACGAGGTGCGTCCGCCCCGCAAGCCGAGGCCGAAGATCAACTACCTCACGCCCGCGCAGCTCGACCGTCTGCTGGAGGCCATCGAGGCGCACCATGCCCTGCACGGCCGCCCCGACCGCGACCTGCGCTGGTACGCCGACGTCGTCCGCTTCACCGCCGGCAGCGGGCTGCGGCTGGGCGAACTCTGCGCGCTCAAGTGGAAGGACGTGCACCTGGCCGAGCGCCTGATCGTCGTCCGCTCCGACGCCGAGCACCGCACCAAGAGCGGCGACAGCCGGATCGTGCAGATCGCCCCGATGGCCGCCGAGGTGCTGCACCGGCTCAGCGGGGGGCGGGAGATGCCCGGCGAGGCGTACGTGTTCAGGGGGCCGCGCAGCGACCGTCTTTCCTACGAACTCACGAGCCGCCTCTTTCGAAAGTACCGCCGATTGGCTAAACTCCCCGAGTCGCTGACGTTCCACAGCCTGCGCAAGACGTACGGCACCGTGCTGGCCTCGGCCGGCGTGCCGATCCGCAGCATCCAGAAGCTGCTCGGCCACAGCGACGTCCGCATCACCGCCCAGGTCTACGCCGACGTGCTGAGCACGGCCCTGCGGGAGCAGGTGGAGGGAGCGTTCGAGCGGTTCGAGGAGTGA
- a CDS encoding PIN domain-containing protein has translation MRILFDTNVVLDVLLERNPFVRPASLLFEAVERRKITGLLCATTLTTIDYLVARARDRATARQGVAWLMQGFEVAPVNRAVLANALSLNFDDFEDAVLHEAARLAGADGLVTRNAPDFRAATLSVYTPAELLAALA, from the coding sequence ATGCGCATCCTCTTCGACACGAATGTGGTCCTGGACGTGCTGCTGGAACGAAATCCCTTTGTCCGGCCGGCGAGCTTGCTATTCGAGGCCGTCGAACGTCGCAAGATCACGGGCCTCCTCTGTGCCACGACGCTCACGACGATCGACTACCTCGTGGCCCGCGCGAGGGATCGGGCCACGGCACGGCAGGGGGTGGCGTGGCTGATGCAGGGCTTCGAGGTGGCCCCCGTGAACCGGGCCGTGCTGGCCAACGCCCTCAGCCTGAACTTCGACGACTTCGAGGACGCCGTGCTGCACGAGGCGGCCCGCCTTGCCGGCGCCGACGGCCTCGTCACCCGCAACGCGCCGGACTTCCGGGCGGCCACGCTGTCGGTCTACACGCCGGCCGAGTTGCTCGCCGCGCTCGCCTGA
- a CDS encoding DUF6364 family protein has translation MPESSPRTKLTLRLDRDLIEAAKRYADEHGTSLSRLVAGYFRALARQVEAERPPQAGEDWKDRLSPWTRSLVGLARGADLDEEDYYRYLEEKHR, from the coding sequence ATGCCCGAGTCATCGCCCCGCACCAAGCTCACGCTGCGCCTCGACCGCGACCTCATCGAGGCCGCCAAACGGTACGCCGACGAGCACGGCACCTCGCTCTCCCGACTCGTCGCCGGGTATTTCCGGGCGCTCGCCCGGCAGGTAGAAGCGGAGCGCCCGCCACAGGCCGGGGAGGACTGGAAGGATCGCCTCTCGCCCTGGACACGCTCGCTGGTGGGCCTGGCCCGGGGCGCGGATCTGGACGAGGAGGATTACTACCGCTACCTCGAAGAAAAGCACCGGTAG
- a CDS encoding S24 family peptidase, translating to MPRVKKVIDPELFVRRVGEAMTRLGLTQEALAEAIEARIGSRPGQSTVSNWTRGEKLPGTKYLPVLVEILGLSWSDLGLEGGVERDALVPPSEGRRPPVERDGARPGFDPSRIVLIPRVGHASAGHGYDNDASDPALYDAFSRDEIARLTNTDPDRLRSIKVVGDSMEPEIRANDTVVYEPVQAVSDAGIYVLRLDDLALVKKVQRFGGGVLEIIPVNPAYRSEMLRPLPEADTPNTYRSEVTGMTCTCEVIGKVVFYLRPA from the coding sequence ATGCCGCGTGTCAAAAAAGTGATCGACCCGGAGTTGTTCGTCCGCCGGGTGGGGGAGGCCATGACGCGGCTGGGGCTGACGCAGGAGGCGCTCGCCGAGGCCATCGAGGCGCGCATCGGCTCGCGGCCCGGCCAGAGCACCGTCAGCAACTGGACGCGCGGCGAGAAGCTGCCGGGCACCAAATATCTGCCGGTGCTCGTGGAGATCCTGGGCCTCTCGTGGAGCGACCTGGGGCTGGAAGGCGGTGTCGAACGGGATGCCCTCGTCCCGCCCTCCGAAGGCCGGCGCCCGCCGGTGGAGCGCGACGGCGCCCGGCCCGGGTTCGACCCGAGCCGCATCGTGCTCATCCCTCGCGTCGGGCACGCCTCGGCCGGGCACGGCTACGACAACGACGCCAGCGATCCGGCGCTCTATGACGCCTTCTCCCGCGACGAGATCGCCCGCCTGACCAACACCGACCCCGACCGCCTCCGCTCCATCAAGGTCGTCGGCGACTCGATGGAGCCGGAGATCCGCGCCAACGACACGGTGGTCTACGAGCCCGTGCAGGCCGTCAGCGACGCCGGCATCTACGTGCTGCGCCTCGACGACCTGGCGCTGGTGAAGAAGGTGCAGCGCTTCGGCGGCGGCGTGCTCGAGATCATCCCCGTCAACCCGGCCTACCGGAGCGAGATGCTCCGCCCCCTGCCCGAGGCCGACACGCCGAACACGTACCGCTCCGAGGTCACCGGCATGACCTGCACGTGCGAGGTCATCGGCAAGGTGGTCTTCTACCTGCGCCCGGCCTGA
- a CDS encoding helix-turn-helix domain-containing protein: MNHPTHTPAPLDDLAALRAHLADLAARQARIEDLLVRLSAGKHLELLTTEDVRRILGIGRTKLNELIASGELPMWKLGGERRITRAGLEAYIRAQARGGR, from the coding sequence ATGAACCACCCGACGCACACCCCCGCACCGCTCGACGATCTCGCGGCGCTCCGGGCGCACCTGGCCGACCTGGCCGCCCGGCAGGCCCGCATCGAAGACCTGCTCGTCCGCCTCTCGGCCGGCAAGCACCTGGAGCTGCTCACGACCGAGGACGTCCGCCGCATCCTCGGCATCGGCCGCACGAAGCTGAACGAGCTGATCGCCTCGGGGGAGCTGCCCATGTGGAAGCTGGGCGGCGAGCGCCGCATCACGCGGGCCGGGCTGGAGGCCTACATCCGGGCGCAGGCGCGGGGAGGGCGATGA
- a CDS encoding lysozyme gives MTVRRRFPHNALLDTTPDGLALIRRCERFAGRWYRCPAGVWTIGYGTTEHLLPGIHRQTLPGPITKADAERLLRRSLIQVFEPAVERLVRADLTANQFSALVSFVYNVGVPRFARSTLLRKLNRGDYEGAAAEFERWVYAGGQRLRGLVHRRRAERTLFETPDDPPGALRLTGLDPLPPVRVEPSPSALNRPLNPRLP, from the coding sequence ATGACCGTGCGCCGCCGCTTCCCCCATAACGCCCTGCTCGACACCACGCCGGACGGACTGGCCCTCATTCGTCGCTGCGAGCGCTTCGCCGGGCGCTGGTACCGCTGCCCCGCCGGCGTCTGGACGATCGGCTACGGCACCACCGAGCACCTGCTGCCGGGCATCCACCGGCAGACGCTCCCCGGCCCCATCACGAAGGCCGACGCCGAACGCCTCCTCCGCCGCAGCCTCATCCAGGTCTTCGAGCCCGCCGTCGAGCGCCTCGTCCGCGCAGACCTCACGGCCAACCAGTTCTCCGCGCTCGTCTCGTTCGTCTACAACGTCGGCGTGCCCCGCTTCGCCCGCTCGACGCTCCTGCGCAAGCTCAACCGCGGCGACTACGAAGGGGCCGCCGCCGAGTTCGAGCGGTGGGTCTACGCCGGCGGGCAGCGCCTGCGGGGCCTCGTGCACCGCCGCCGCGCCGAGCGCACGCTCTTCGAGACGCCCGACGACCCGCCGGGCGCGCTCCGCCTCACCGGCCTCGACCCGCTCCCGCCCGTCCGTGTCGAGCCCTCGCCTTCGGCTCTGAACCGCCCCCTCAACCCGCGCCTGCCCTGA